The nucleotide sequence GTCCCGTCATCGAGACCGCCTTGTCGTCGCTCGAGGTGGAGATACGTCTTGGCGTGCTGGTCGAGGCCGTCGAGGCTGCCGCCATTCGCCTGAGCTCGGGCGAGGTCATCGCCACGCAAACCGTGGTCTGGTGCGGCGGCATGCGCGCAAGTCCGCTTGCTACAAGCCTGCCCGGCGCGCGGGATCGCCTCGGCCGCCTGCTGGTCGATCCCTTCATGCGAGTTGCCGATCTGCCTGGCGTGTTCGCCGCCGGCGACGTCGCCTCGAGCGTGATCGATGGGCTGCATCCGACCGTGATGTCGTGTCAGTTCGCTCGTCCCATGGGCCGCTTCGCCGGTCACAATGTGGTGGCCGATCTAGCGGGCCAGCCGCTGCTGCCGCTGCGGATCGACTGGTACGTGACCGTGCTCGATCTCGGCGATTGGGGCGCGCTCTACACCGAAGGATGGAGCCGCGAGGTTCGCACGATTGGTGCAGCCGCGAAGGCGACCAAGCAGACCATCAACCGCAAGCGCATCTATCCGCCGCTCTCGGGAAGCAAGGACGATCTCTTCGCCGCCGCCGCGCCAACCGTGCAGGCCCCGCCGCCGACCTATGGGGCGCGGTAGTGTCGGACTCTTGTTAGGCCGCATCATCTGCGCTGATCGTGTGACGGGGAGCTCTTGCCAAGCCCGCGGCGTCATCGTCCGCGAAAGCGGACGATCCAGTATTCCAGCGGCAGTGAAGGGATACGGAGAAGCTGCGGCGTACTGGATTCCCCGCCTTCGCGGGGAATGACAACGGTATTTGGGGCGGCTCTATGCCGCATTCGCAGCGCAATCATCACCCCAGACATGAGAAAGCGCCCGTGGGGGGCGGGCGCTTTCTGTAGTCGACTTGGGGTTGGGGTCGTCTACATATCCACGTGGCGACTTTGGGGGGCTGGTAAAGAGCCGCGTGAATTCCTGAAACTCGTCAAAACTCCTTAGCGAACGAGAGATGCGTTCGAGCTTGTGATAGCGACCGGCTTGCCGGCCTTGATAACTCGGGCGGTCTGGGTCAGGCCATCGTCCGTACCCGTGCGTGCCGCGATGCCGAGGCCTGCCACCGCGATCCCTGCGACGAGCGCCACGACCACGATCTTTAGATGGGTCGAGCGATCCGCGCTGTAGATCGAGTGGTTCATGGAAGCCTCCTGCCGCCATCTACCCGAAGTAGTCGCTACCCTATTCGGGAAGGTTCATGCTTCCGGTGCCCATCAACCTAGTATTGGGTGGATTCGTTCCCAAGGGGTGATCACAAGAGCGTGAAATTACGTGAACGGCCGCGATCGAAAGCCGCTCGTCGATGGTTCAATAATATAATTATTTCAAAGCTGTAATGTGCCTGTAAGCCGCCTCATCGACCTCTAGTCCACAGCGCGCCGGAAACTCAAAAATCATTTGCATGTGGCTGAAAAACACACGGCTTCTTAAGGCAAATCAGACGCTTCCGACCGTTTTCAATCTCGCCCTGGGGTGGATTTCGGCCTGCGACAGCACGGTGGTCTGGGCGCGGAACCGCTCGACCAGCGAGCGCACGAATGGACGGATTGCCGCGGAGGTGACCAGCACCGGCGCCTCGCCTTCGCGGGCGGCGCGCTCGAACGCCTCGCGCACGGCGGTCATGAACTCCGACAGTTTCGAGGGCTGCATCGCAAGACTGCGCTCCTCACCCTGACCGACAATGGACTCGGCGAAAGCCTGCTCCCATCTCGCTGACAGCGCGATCAGCGGCAGGTAGCCGTTGTAGGAGGTGTTCTGGGCGCAGATCTGCCGCGCCAGCCGCGCGCGGACTTGCTCGACCATGGTGGCGGGATTGCGCGAGAAGGCGAGCGAGTCCGCGATGCCTTCGAGGATCGTGGAGAGGTCGCGGATCGAGATGCGCTCGGCCAGCAGGAGCTGCAGCACGCGCTGGATGCCGGAGACCGTGACCTGCCCCGGTACGATGTCCTTGACCAGCTCGCTCTGCTCCTTCGGCAGTTCCTTGAGCAGCTTCTGCACCTCGCCATAGGAGAGCAGGTCGGACATGTTGGCCTTGAGCAGCTCAGTGAGGTGGGTCGAGAGCACGGTCGCGGCGTCGACGACGGTGTAGCCCTTGAGCGAGGCCTCCTCCTTGAGGCTGGCGTCGACCCAGGTCGCAGGCAGGCCGAAGGTCGGCTCGGTGGTGTGGATGCCAGGCACCTGGACCTGGTTGCCGCCGGGGTCCATGACCATGAACTGGTTCGGCCAGATCTTGCCTGTGCCGGCGTCGACCTCTTTGATCTTGATGATGTAGGTGTTGGCCTCGAGTTGGACGTTGTCGAGGATGCGCACCGCGGGCATCACGAAGCCCATCTCGATCGCGAGCGAACGGCGCAGCGCCTTGATCTGCTCGGTGAGGCGGTCGGTGCCGTCGGGACCGTTGACCAGCGGCAGCAGTGCATAGCCAAGCTCGATCTTGAGGTCGTCGATCTTCAGCGCGGCCGAGATCGGCTCCTCCGCTGCCGCGGCGCCCGGTGCGCCGGGCGTTCCGGCGGCCGGTGCGGCCTTGGCGGTTTCCTCGGCCTTGACGACGGTCTTCTTGTGGTTGCGCGCCTGCCAGGCGAGTGCGCCGGCGCCGGCGCCGAGCGCGAGGAAGGGGATGGTCGGAATGCCCGGCAGCGCGGCCAGCACCAGCATCACGGCCGAGGACATTGCGAGGGCCTGAGGATAGCCGGAGAACTGTTTCATCAACGCCTTGTCCGCCGCGCCGGAGACACCGGCTTTGGAGACAAGCAGGCCTGCGGCGGTCGAGACGATCAGCGCCGGCACCTGCGTGACGAGGCCGTCACCGACGGTCAGCAGCGTATAGCTGCGTCCGGCGTCGGCGAAGGAGAGGCCCTGCTGCGCCACGCCGATGATCATGCCGCCGACGACGTTGATGAAGACGATGAGGAGGCCGGCGATGGCGTCGCCGCGGACGAATTTGGAGGCGCCGTCCATGGCGCCGAAGAAGCCGCTCTCGTCCTCCAGCGCCTTGCGCCGCTCCTTGGCGATCTTCTCGTCGATCAGGCCCGCGGAGAGGTCGGCGTCAATCGCCATCTGCTTGCCCGGCATGGCGTCGAGGTGGAAGCGTGCGGCGACTTCGGCGATGCGGCCCGAACCCTTGGTGATGACAACGAAGTTGACGATGATCAGGATGGCGAAGACGATGATGCCGATGACGAAGTTGCCGCCCATCACGAAGCTGCCGAAGGCTTCGATGACGTGACCGGCGGCGTCCGTGCCCTCGTGCCCGTGCGACAGGATCAGGCG is from Bradyrhizobium sp. ISRA430 and encodes:
- the flhA gene encoding flagellar biosynthesis protein FlhA; this translates as MVDVTAGQGVGAAKPSIPSLAEIGNILKRGDIALALGILTILVVLILPLPSIVLDLFLAISITLSILILMTALFIQAPLEFSAFPTILLISTMLRLSLNMASTRLILSHGHEGTDAAGHVIEAFGSFVMGGNFVIGIIVFAILIIVNFVVITKGSGRIAEVAARFHLDAMPGKQMAIDADLSAGLIDEKIAKERRKALEDESGFFGAMDGASKFVRGDAIAGLLIVFINVVGGMIIGVAQQGLSFADAGRSYTLLTVGDGLVTQVPALIVSTAAGLLVSKAGVSGAADKALMKQFSGYPQALAMSSAVMLVLAALPGIPTIPFLALGAGAGALAWQARNHKKTVVKAEETAKAAPAAGTPGAPGAAAAEEPISAALKIDDLKIELGYALLPLVNGPDGTDRLTEQIKALRRSLAIEMGFVMPAVRILDNVQLEANTYIIKIKEVDAGTGKIWPNQFMVMDPGGNQVQVPGIHTTEPTFGLPATWVDASLKEEASLKGYTVVDAATVLSTHLTELLKANMSDLLSYGEVQKLLKELPKEQSELVKDIVPGQVTVSGIQRVLQLLLAERISIRDLSTILEGIADSLAFSRNPATMVEQVRARLARQICAQNTSYNGYLPLIALSARWEQAFAESIVGQGEERSLAMQPSKLSEFMTAVREAFERAAREGEAPVLVTSAAIRPFVRSLVERFRAQTTVLSQAEIHPRARLKTVGSV
- a CDS encoding NAD(P)/FAD-dependent oxidoreductase — its product is MARIVVLGAGFAGLWAAIGAARKREEIGATDIDIHLVDRNPYHNIRVRNYEVDLSEVAIPLPQLLDPIGISHGIGEVDAIDPARREISLVTGRGDETLAYDRLVLALGSEVMRPDIPGLAAHGFDVDTYAAALRLQAHLTALGRSAPSPGLATVVVVGAGFTGIEVATEMPERLTRAGITGSRRVILIDPNPVVGTTIGDHARPVIETALSSLEVEIRLGVLVEAVEAAAIRLSSGEVIATQTVVWCGGMRASPLATSLPGARDRLGRLLVDPFMRVADLPGVFAAGDVASSVIDGLHPTVMSCQFARPMGRFAGHNVVADLAGQPLLPLRIDWYVTVLDLGDWGALYTEGWSREVRTIGAAAKATKQTINRKRIYPPLSGSKDDLFAAAAPTVQAPPPTYGAR